One window from the genome of Solea solea chromosome 13, fSolSol10.1, whole genome shotgun sequence encodes:
- the cd4-2.2 gene encoding CD4-2 molecule, tandem duplicate 2 isoform X1, with product MICSPQKPSFVPVFLTSRMKALSWFWFVVSAVSAAGKGVVTKPGQRVTLGCGSRSSFRSLDWFHERNLILSVNGRSGTNRKGTAKILPRSKVRQGSDLEISGVKKEDAGKFLCTLDGDSHTITLFVVSVSTSPPDELQLGREGTLQCEVAGLPPDSIVQWTRPDGQLDSGTVHFNPVTLADKGRWVCGFSYDGDTFNEILDIKIKESEPLTSSPTQSSKVDHKTSCTNCVCSPPGCTDQPHRIGLDDWWLWVAIGVGSFFVVLLMVCIIVLCRRNRRKKRKFQRMMTERQSERPRKYCECNCPTAAAKPQQGRHKGKPSALPLKPLLMQ from the exons atgatCTGTTCTCCACAGAAACCATcatttgtgcctgtttttttaacatcaagAATGAAGGCCTTGTCCTGGTTTTGGTTTG tgGTGAGTGCAGTCTCAGCTGCAGGCAAAGGCGTCGTCACAAAACCCGGGCAGCGTGTCACTCTGGGATGTGGGAGCAGAAGCTCCTTCAGGAGCCTGGATTGGTTTCATGAAAGAAACCTGATTCTTAGTGTCAACGGAAGGAGTGGCACCAATCGCAAAG GCACAGCCAAAATCCTGCCAAGGTCAAAGGTGAGGCAGGGGAGTGATCTGGAGATCTCCGGAGTGAAGAAAGAAGATGCTGGAAAATTCCTTTGCACTTTAGACGGGGATTCTCATACGATCACGCTTTTTGTGGTCTCAG tctCGACCAGTCCACCTGACGAGCTTCAGCTGGGCAGGGAGGGCACTCTCCAGTGTGAGGTAGCAGGTCTGCCCCCGGACTCAATCGTCCAATGGACAAGGCCAGACGGACAATTAGACTCGGGAACAGTCCATTTTAATCCTGTGACCCTCGCAGATAAAGGGCGATGGGTGTGTGGCTTCTCTTATGACGGGGACACATTCAATGAAATCTTGGACATCAAAATTAAAG AGTCCGAACCACTGACATCATCCCCTACCCAGAGTTCAAAGGTGGACCATAAGACGTCATGCACCAACT GTGTCTGTTCTCCCCCTGGATGTACTGACCAGCCACACCGTATTGGACTGGACGACTGGTGGCTGTGGGTTGCAATAGGAGTCGGCAGCTTCTTTGTGGTTCTTCTTATGGTCTGCATCATTGTTTTGTGCAGGAGAAACCGGAGAAAGAAG AGAAAATTCCAGAGGATGATGACTGAGCGTCAATCAGAGAGGCCCAGAAAGTACTGCGAGTGTAACTG CCCGACAGCTGCGGCCAAACCACAGCAAGGACGTCACAAAGGGAAGCCGTCAGCTCTGCCTCTGAAACCCCTGCTAATGCAGTGA
- the cd4-2.2 gene encoding CD4-2 molecule, tandem duplicate 2 isoform X2: MKALSWFWFVVSAVSAAGKGVVTKPGQRVTLGCGSRSSFRSLDWFHERNLILSVNGRSGTNRKGTAKILPRSKVRQGSDLEISGVKKEDAGKFLCTLDGDSHTITLFVVSVSTSPPDELQLGREGTLQCEVAGLPPDSIVQWTRPDGQLDSGTVHFNPVTLADKGRWVCGFSYDGDTFNEILDIKIKESEPLTSSPTQSSKVDHKTSCTNCVCSPPGCTDQPHRIGLDDWWLWVAIGVGSFFVVLLMVCIIVLCRRNRRKKRKFQRMMTERQSERPRKYCECNCPTAAAKPQQGRHKGKPSALPLKPLLMQ; encoded by the exons ATGAAGGCCTTGTCCTGGTTTTGGTTTG tgGTGAGTGCAGTCTCAGCTGCAGGCAAAGGCGTCGTCACAAAACCCGGGCAGCGTGTCACTCTGGGATGTGGGAGCAGAAGCTCCTTCAGGAGCCTGGATTGGTTTCATGAAAGAAACCTGATTCTTAGTGTCAACGGAAGGAGTGGCACCAATCGCAAAG GCACAGCCAAAATCCTGCCAAGGTCAAAGGTGAGGCAGGGGAGTGATCTGGAGATCTCCGGAGTGAAGAAAGAAGATGCTGGAAAATTCCTTTGCACTTTAGACGGGGATTCTCATACGATCACGCTTTTTGTGGTCTCAG tctCGACCAGTCCACCTGACGAGCTTCAGCTGGGCAGGGAGGGCACTCTCCAGTGTGAGGTAGCAGGTCTGCCCCCGGACTCAATCGTCCAATGGACAAGGCCAGACGGACAATTAGACTCGGGAACAGTCCATTTTAATCCTGTGACCCTCGCAGATAAAGGGCGATGGGTGTGTGGCTTCTCTTATGACGGGGACACATTCAATGAAATCTTGGACATCAAAATTAAAG AGTCCGAACCACTGACATCATCCCCTACCCAGAGTTCAAAGGTGGACCATAAGACGTCATGCACCAACT GTGTCTGTTCTCCCCCTGGATGTACTGACCAGCCACACCGTATTGGACTGGACGACTGGTGGCTGTGGGTTGCAATAGGAGTCGGCAGCTTCTTTGTGGTTCTTCTTATGGTCTGCATCATTGTTTTGTGCAGGAGAAACCGGAGAAAGAAG AGAAAATTCCAGAGGATGATGACTGAGCGTCAATCAGAGAGGCCCAGAAAGTACTGCGAGTGTAACTG CCCGACAGCTGCGGCCAAACCACAGCAAGGACGTCACAAAGGGAAGCCGTCAGCTCTGCCTCTGAAACCCCTGCTAATGCAGTGA